One Amaranthus tricolor cultivar Red isolate AtriRed21 chromosome 1, ASM2621246v1, whole genome shotgun sequence DNA window includes the following coding sequences:
- the LOC130824226 gene encoding cysteine protease RD19A-like, with the protein MAYLLSLLTFSLLLLVTAISGETSGAVIFSDDSIIRQVVGDVNSLDLSQPHQHFSLFKARFKKSYASQEEHDYRFEVFKANLRQAKLNQELDPTAIHGVTRFSDLTESEFRNKYLGVRSKLKYPAHANKAPLLPTDNLPDEFDWRKLGAVTPPKDQGGCGSCWSFSTTGAVEGAHFLATGELVSLSEQQLVDCDRECDPEGEPDDCDQGCAGGLMNNAFEYLLKAGGLMREEDYPYTARNGRCRFDNTKIAAKVANYSVIPVNEAQIAANLVKNGPLTVGINARYMSSYIGGVSCPLTCSADLEHGVLLVGYGSAGYSSVRGKEEPYWIIKNSWGKYWGENGYYRLCRGYDLCGVNTLVSTVATEPVTPPLQ; encoded by the exons ATGGCTTATCTCCTTTCTCTCCTCACATTCTCTCTCCTCCTTTTAGTCACCGCCATCTCCGGTGAAACTTCCGGCGCCGTTATTTTTTCCGATGACTCAATTATCCGGCAGGTAGTCGGCGATGTCAACTCACTCGATTTATCCCAACCACACCAGCATTTTTCTCTGTTCAAGGCGCGTTTTAAGAAATCCTACGCTAGCCAAGAGGAGCATGATTACCGTTTTGAGGTATTTAAGGCTAACCTGCGCCAAGCTAAGCTGAACCAGGAACTTGACCCGACTGCGATACATGGGGTGACCCGATTCTCTGATTTGACCGAGTCTGAATTTAGGAATAAATACTTGGGTGTTCGAAGTAAGTTGAAATACCCAGCTCATGCTAATAAAGCACCTCTTTTGCCTACTGATAATCTTCCGGATGAGTTTGATTGGAGGAAACTTGGTGCTGTTACTCCTCCTAAAGATCAg GGTGGATGTGGATCTTGCTGGTCCTTCAGTACCACTGGTGCCGTGGAAGGTGCACACTTTCTTGCAACTGGTGAACTTGTGAGCCTTAGTGAACAGCAGCTTGTTGACTGTGATCGCGAG TGTGATCCAGAAGGTGAACCAGATGACTGTGATCAAGGTTGTGCTGGTGGGTTGATGAACAATGCCTTTGAATATCTTCTGAAAGCCGGTGGATTAATGCGCGAGGAGGATTATCCATACACTGCTCGGAATGGTCGCTGCCGATTTGACAACACCAAGATTGCTGCTAAGGTGGCTAACTACAGTGTTATTCCTGTCAATGAAGCCCAAATTGCTGCAAACCTTGTGAAAAATGGTCCCCTTACTG TGGGCATCAATGCACGCTACATGTCATCTTACATAGGAGGAGTTTCATGCCCGCTGACATGTTCAGCCGATTTGGAGCATGGGGTACTATTGGTTGGCTATGGCTCTGCAGGTTATTCTTCAGTGCGGGGAAAAGAGGAGCCGTATTGGATCATTAAGAACTCGTGGGGTAAATACTGGGGAGAGAACGGGTATTACAGATTGTGTAGGGGTTACGATCTTTGTGGTGTCAACACTTTGGTGTCTACTGTTGCCACAGAACCTGTTACACCTCCGTTGCAGTGA
- the LOC130824233 gene encoding imidazole glycerol phosphate synthase hisHF, chloroplastic-like isoform X2 produces the protein MEAQAATASLSSSFSVNTGIIPYYFCHLRSMKNTNARIKSPIPFSVRAAAVNSKDNVVTLLDYGAGNVRSLRNAIRLLGFEINDVQEPDDILKANRLIFPGVGAFATAMNVLNERGSRKRI, from the exons ATGGAGGCTCAGGCGGCGACTGCTTCTTTGAGTTCATCATTTTCCGTCAATACCGGAATCATTCCCTACTATTTTTGTCATCTTCGCTCAATGAAGAACACGAATGCCAGAATCAAGTCACCAATTCCTTTTTCTGTTCGTGCTGCTGCAGTTAATAGCAAAGATAATG TTGTGACATTGCTTGATTATGGAGCTGGAAATGTTCGAAGTTTGAGGAATGCTATTCGTCTCTTAGGTTTTGAAATCAATGAT GTGCAAGAACCTGATGATATTTTGAAAGCAAATCGCCTGATATTTCCAGGTGTTGGAGCATTTGCAACGGCCATGAATGTTCTTAATGAAAGAGG GTCAAGGAAAAGGATTTGA
- the LOC130824233 gene encoding imidazole glycerol phosphate synthase hisHF, chloroplastic-like isoform X1: MEAQAATASLSSSFSVNTGIIPYYFCHLRSMKNTNARIKSPIPFSVRAAAVNSKDNVVTLLDYGAGNVRSLRNAIRLLGFEINDVQEPDDILKANRLIFPGVGAFATAMNVLNERGLVESKLLFLKRFFVLYFICCYTC; encoded by the exons ATGGAGGCTCAGGCGGCGACTGCTTCTTTGAGTTCATCATTTTCCGTCAATACCGGAATCATTCCCTACTATTTTTGTCATCTTCGCTCAATGAAGAACACGAATGCCAGAATCAAGTCACCAATTCCTTTTTCTGTTCGTGCTGCTGCAGTTAATAGCAAAGATAATG TTGTGACATTGCTTGATTATGGAGCTGGAAATGTTCGAAGTTTGAGGAATGCTATTCGTCTCTTAGGTTTTGAAATCAATGAT GTGCAAGAACCTGATGATATTTTGAAAGCAAATCGCCTGATATTTCCAGGTGTTGGAGCATTTGCAACGGCCATGAATGTTCTTAATGAAAGAGGGTTAGTAGAATCTAAATTACTGTTTCTTAAAcggttttttgttttatattttatttgctgCTACACTTGTTGA
- the LOC130824220 gene encoding V-type proton ATPase subunit a3: protein MVGCCPPMDLMRSEEMQLVQLIIPLESSHLTVSYLGDLGLVQFKDLNADKSPFQRTYANQIKKCGEMARRLRYFREQMSNAGISAPPMSFTRSDIKVDDLEVKLGELETELSEMNANHEKLQRTYNELVEYKLVLQKAGEFFHAAQRSALSQHREADTQQTEESLDTPLLLDQDKSVDPTKPIQLGFLTGLVPREKSMAFERILFRATRGNVFVRQTAVENPVTDPASGEKVEKNVFIIFYSGERAKNKILKICEAFGANRYPFSEDFGKQDQMLKEVSGRLSELRTTIDAGLLHRGNLLQTIGDQFEQWNLLVRKEKSIYHILNMLSMDVTKKCLVAEGWCPVFATKQIQDALHRATLDSNSQVEAIFQVLYTRESPPTYFRTNKFTSAFQEIVDAYGIARYQEANPTVYTVVTFPFLFAVMFGDWGHGICLLLATLYLVFREKKLASQKLGDIMEMMFGGRYVILMMAIFSIYTGFIYNEFFSVPFPMFGKSAYECRDPSCKDATTDGLIKVRDAYPFGLDPVWHGSRSELPFLNSLKMKMSILLGVAQMNLGIIMSFFNAKFFRSCVDIWFQFIPQMIFLNSLFGYLSVLIIVKWCTGSKADLYHIMIYMFLSPTDELGENQLFPGQKTAQMVLLLLALVSVPCMLLPKPFILKAQHQSRHQGESYIPLQAEESLQVEAPHGSHGDHEEFEFSEVLVHQLIHTIEFVLGAVSNTASYLRLWALSLAHSELSSVFYDKVLMLAWGYNNVLILIIGIIVFVFATVGVLLVMETLSAFLHALRLHWVEFQNKFYLGDGYKFLPFSFSLIGEEDE from the exons ATGGTGGGTTGTTGTCCTCCTATGGATCTGATGAGGTCCGAAGAGATGCAATTGGTTCAACTCATCATTCCTCTCGAATCTTCTCATCTCACGGTCTCTTATCTCGGTGATCTCGGCCTTGTCCAATTCAAAGAT TTGAACGCAGATAAGAGTCCTTTTCAGCGAACGTATGCAAATCAG ATTAAAAAATGTGGAGAGATGGCACGCAGATTAAGATATTTCAGGGAACAAATGTCAAATGCTGGCATTTCAGCTCCACCAATGTCTTTTACTCGCTCTGATATCAAAGTGGACGATTTGGAG GTGAAACTTGGAGAGTTAGAAACTGAGCTTTCTGAGATGAATGCAAACCATGAGAAGTTACAGCGCACGTATAATGAACTTGTCGAGTATAAATTGGTCTTGCAGAAG GCTGGGGAATTCTTCCATGCTGCTCAAAGAAGTGCTCTCTCTCAGCACAGAGAAGCAGACACACAGCAAACTGAGGAATCTTTGGACACACCTTTACTGTTGGACCAA GACAAGTCAGTTGATCCTACAAAGCCTATCCAGCTGGGTTTTTTGACGGGTCTCGTACCTAGAGAAAAATCTATGGCATTTGAAAGGATCTTGTTTCGTGCTACTAGGGGCAATGTTTTTGTAAGGCAGACTGCCGTAGAGAATCCTGTGACCGACCCTGCTTCAGGAGAGAAG GTAGAGAAAAATGTCTTCATAATATTCTATTCTGGAGAACGAGCAAAGAACAAAATTCTTAAgatctgtgaagcatttggagCTAACCGTTACCCTTTTAGTGAGGATTTTGGCAAACAAGATCAGATGCTGAAAGAA GTTTCTGGAAGACTTTCGGAGTTGAGGACTACAATTGATGCTGGACTTCTGCATCGTGGCAACTTATTGCAAACTATTGGTGATCAATTTGAGCAATGGAACCTTCTG GTGAGGAAGGAGAAATCCATTTACCACATATTGAACATGCTTAGCATGGATGTAACGAAAAAATGTCTTGTGGCAGAAGGGTGGTGTCCAGTTTTTGCAACAAAACAG ATCCAAGATGCATTGCACAGGGCAACATTGGACTCAAATTCACAAGTTGAAGCTATATTTCAGGTTCTGTATACAAGGGAGTCACCACCAACATATTTTAGGACAAACAAATTTACTTCTGCTTTTCAGGAAATTGTTGATGCATATGG GATTGCTCGGTATCAAGAAGCAAATCCAACTGTATACACAGTCGTTACTTTCCCATTCCTATTTGCAGTCATGTTTGGTGATTGGGGGCATGGTATATGCTTGTTACTTGCAACCTTATACCTGGTATTCCGGGAAAAGAAGCTTGCCAGTCAG AAACTGGGGGACATCATGGAGATGATGTTTGGAGGTCGTTATGTCATTCTGATGATGGCCATCTTTTCGATTTATACTGGCTTCATTTACAACGAGTTCTTTTCAGTGCCATTCCCAATGTTTGGAAAGTCGGCTTATGAATGCCGCGATCCTTCCTGCAA GGATGCGACTACAGATGGTTTGATTAAAGTGAGAGACGCTTACCCATTTGGATTGGATCCTGTATGGCATGGTTCTCGAAGTGAGTTACCTTTTCTTAACTCTCTGAAGATGAAAATGTCAATCCTCCTTGGTGTTGCTCAAATGAACCTGGGGATCATAATGAGTTTCTTTAATGCCAAGTTCTTCAGAAGTTGTGTGGATATATG GTTCCAATTCATTCCTCAGATGATTTTCTTGAACAGTTTGTTTGGTTACCTCTCTGTTCTCATTATTGTGAAATGGTGCACTGGTTCTAAAGCTGATTTATATCACATCATGATTTACATGTTTTTGAGCCCTACTGATGAATTGGGTGAAAACCAACTTTTCCCTGGCCAGAAGACAGCTCAG ATGGTTCTGCTGTTGTTAGCCCTTGTGTCTGTACCTTGTATGCTGCTTCCAAAGCCTTTTATTCTGAAAGCTCAGCACCAAAGT AGGCACCAAGGTGAATCTTATATTCCCCTACAAGCAGAAGAAAGCCTTCAAGTGGAAGCGCCGCATGGTTCACATGGTGATCATGAGGAGTTTGAATTCAGTGAAGTGCTAGTGCATCAGCTCATTCATACAATTGAGTTTGTACTTGGAGCTGTTTCTAATACTGCTTCATACCTTCGTTTATGGGCGTTAAG CTTGGCCCACTCGGAATTATCTTCAGTTTTTTATGACAAGGTTTTGATGTTAGCATGGGG GTACAATAATGTGCTTATATTGATAATTGGTATAATTGTCTTTGTCTTTGCGACTGTCGGAGTCTTGCTGGTCATGGAAACCCTTAGCGCTTTCCTACATGCACTGCGTCTCCATTGGGTGGAATTTCAGAACAAGTTTTACTTGGGAGATGGTTACAAATTTCTTCCTTTCTCGTTCTCATTGATTGGTGAAGAAGACGAGTGA